In Metopolophium dirhodum isolate CAU chromosome 5, ASM1992520v1, whole genome shotgun sequence, the sequence agtatacaaatataatattattagttaattaatttattaattacctagTAGATATTATTTGTggaattaaaaatttagaataattaacgtaaatattaaatattaattattagtatgtattgtattataataattataagtattatttatttatttatttatcgtatgGCACATTTtgacacataatatacatacaaagtTGTAacatggaataaaaataaaaataaaaatagaataataaaataatctatataaaaataaaaataatgtaacaatGTTCAATGGCGTGTAATTATCAATTTGATAACCAGCAACAGACAcagaatattataagtatttctaatatattttacaccgaCATATTAAAACGATAAGTAAATGCGGTATTTTAGTTGAGATTTTTTGTCGGCAACTCGAAtaagttttaagttataactatgtGACTGATGTTAAAcacaataaaaagaaatataataaaaaataacaaatcaaaaattataaaaagcataaataacataaaaaaacaattctcTATCGAAAATAGGTACTAGCTTCTtgggattataatatataaaaatcacaGGGGCTCTATGACTCTCCTTCCTCGTGAGGATATCcaagtaatatttattgtagtatcaaacatttaactataacaattattatcttCGTAttcaaagaataaataaaacaaatcaacaTTAGCGAATTTTGATATAGatctatcaacattttcaaaataaatcaccTATTTAGCGATTTACAGTAAAAGTATtgattttcgtttaaaaaaagaattttgtaTCACCAAGGAACACCCCTTATGATATTgacaattttagtattttaaaatattgtcctCGAGAAAACTTCAAAATTCCAAAagttagaatttgaataaattcgttGTTAAAGGAAAAAATAGTGGTGAACATGTTTATTGCTTGGTCAATcactttatatataaatatatattatatatttaaattaattaaaatgttgttaggtatatatattattgaaaaaatgatatgatattattagatCTTAGTTCTAAAGACAACATTCAGAACTGCAAAATAGTAGATACTATAGTAAAATAAGTACTCGTTTCGTTTCATTAATTTCGGCACGCAAAAAGTTGTATCTACTTATAAActtaatttgtaaatgtataagCTTTATGTTAAGACTTTCTCAAGGTGTGTTTTATTACAATTAGAATTTAATAGAATGAATCAAagttcaaacattaaaatgtcataccgtaaataggtaatttcaagattaaatgttatcaaaataaatctaaatttaaataatacttaatctTATAAGTATGAATTCATGTTTCTAACGTTTGGTACTAATGTTTTACAgtttaatgaacatttttctGTTTTGTATAGAACAGTAGAACTAACTTAtttaatgacaaattaaattgtgaAGAAGCACTTTGcacattaatgtaaaaataataaaactgcaTTTCTAAAGAGTGGAGAGCGTGTAATCGACATTTAAACGATTTTGTAACAAATAGCTTTGCTGACATTTATACTTCCAAAACTACTGGAATGTctaaagattatttttcataagtacAATAAAATTCGTGATCACATTAGTGATGAACTATTCGAAACTAGTGGTAGAGTATTTTTAGCTTTTACAGTCGCAGCCAtcagataattttaatatacctataaagtgtataatatatatatgactgtaaaataaatcaatatatagcTCCTTTGTTCcgcttataatttaaaacacttCACACGGATGAACGGCCAATCATATAACcatgtaagtatttttattcacaCATTTCATTTACTCGTTCGCtctctatatattatgatacataataatatgtaggtgtaCTACCTATAGGGTATCGGTTAGTGATTTACAGctcaacacattattattaataactttggTTTGCTCCATCAATACAAAATgagttacaaaatatacctataaagttACAACATTGTACGGACACCGGTGGTATTTAACTCGTAACGACGTTTGATAAATATGATAGATCCGGGCACCCCACAAGGGAGAGGGGGGCTGTCGGACCTGGATTACAGGGACCAGGCTATTTCGCTgaaatacatttgtaatttttgaaattttgataggaatacttattttatattaaataatattttatgatatacctacctaaatgtatattataatatattaaataatttttttattttaagctgtAGGTTAATTATTGATTACCTAGAAATCGTACATGGGACACCCATATCGCTTGTAATGGGTTGTATTTTATTGGGAATTTTGTATAGGGCCCACAAAAACATTTagaacgggggggggggggggggagctgtgatggatagatatttttatcttaggggttttaaatatagatacattGGCATTTTCACGTCAACAttgtaaacaacaaaatattatgttttgaaacGCCGTCGCCCAGTTTCACACCTGATTGaccgctataatataatacctatataatgttatggTTGCTTCACAATGCTAATGaacgtgaataataattttccgtTAAACACACCGTCATAGAGCGACGATGCTAATTTTCCTTATTTGTCCCGAGAAAACGTATTTTACACGGTTCACACGTGCTCGGTTTTTTACGCCACAGAAGAAAAcagtagttaataatattatacagaaacaCGGTTCGGCGGGTGTTAAGGACGGTgggtatatattttagaaaaaattatttagcataATCATACCTATATCTCCTATATACGAacacgttttaaattttatcgtgcCGTAGGTGTTTAGAATGTAATGCGTTTCTATAAACGTGTTTAAAATGTCCACGCGCGGcacttatgaaaataataatatatggatcGGTGTGAAAGTCAAATGTGATCAAAAGCGTATTATGTGTTTGACCACTCTGTCGATGACCAGACCTATGAGTTACAAAAAATTGTCAGCTGAACTGATCTGCACTGACAAGGAACATTTGTATACTTcccaaaaaaatacatttggcCAATATCTGCGAAATATTGTTCTAAACACGCCAATGCCGGAATACATTGAATATTCATTAGGTATTATGATATTTGCTTATCGCGGACTTTGATTTAATTTCCTCGCTGTAGTGATTCAAGACGATAGGTccatagttcatattatatgtacctaccatattatcGTCGTAAACCCAACTCAAAAATGgctgtattatacattataatcatCGTATGAATTATTTGTGTACATGTTGTACTTTCTTTTTGTAATATGAAATCAAAGACAGCCTTATCTTCAGATAAATTTCTAAAGTCCAGATATTCACAAAGTTGTGTGCAATCGTATACATAAACCACGGTGCCTTGTAATTGTATCCCGTGTGTTTGAAATTGAGTATAACTGTTATAGTGATTAATATCAAAAGCTTAACACAGTAACAACCACCGATCGAATACAAATATTGGTATAATGTACACTGTAGTAGGTACTAATAGAAATTGTCGAGATAGACAAGTAATTCAATAACAATGGTCGTATTAAAATACGTGTTAAAAGAAGCGAGTGtgcagaaattaaaatatagtgtaGCACTGGAAAAATGTAAGCAATTAAATTCCGAGTGGTTCAAACATAAATCCCAAATCAGAACTCCCGATACCATTATGGTATATCTTCTGTTTCAGAAATTGACGAGAAACCGAGAAAGTTGTCATAGTTGACAgggttttcatttataattatttctaaatacaTGATAATACTTAAAGCgcataagaatatattatgttattgttatattcattcaaatttttagtaatattgacGTGGAAAGTTatagaatgaataataaacaGAACACAATATGAAAGCTATCAATTTGTccaagtaagtataatatattatagtatatcactataagtacctacctaagtactatgtataagttattaagtcattttttttttaatattttaataatatacatttatttatttattgattatacacttatatacaattttataatttataatatatatatattataaccaatgtttttataataagtatacctacctataattatagttttaactgTCTTTTATGTagaattaatcatttttaataatcataattattactatgGATCCTAACAACTAAAccacacacacattttttttaatctgatcatgataatattattcaaattaaaacaataataatttaaccacTCAAAACTATGTAACCTAATTTAAATAGATCAACTAACACTATATCaggaatttaaattgttaaatatttttaaaaaaaattagtttttttgtgaattaatataaaataattttaaaatctaccTGTTCATCTTCGCTAAAAATCCATAAGGTCCGTCCAGTTTAGCAGTCTTGTCTAAATTTCGACAGTATAACGTCCAAATGCAATCTAACGATGATCCACTAGCAGTGGGGTTATCACCCACGCTTTTTCCTTCGGCCTTGGCTGCCCGAGAGCTGCTCCTGTACGCCCTACTCAGATTGAGTATGGCTCTTAAACCACCGTTGACAAACTCCATCAATTCAGATACGAATCCTTTGGGGTTCCTGTCACGACGGTCGTCCTGTAGCACCCTCGAATTGGCCGACCGCAGTTGTTTAACACGGTCGGGAGGCAAAAACAGCGCATTCAATGCCACCACGTCCGGGTCGTTGAACATTTGCTGCCCGGCTTCCGCGTCTTCGTTGAGGGCAATTTGCTGTACGTTGTGTAACAGAAAAAGATCGATGGCCAATAGTCCAAACGAAACTAGGCTGGCGGCGGAATCGTTGGCGGCAGCTGGATAAATTAAGCTAGCTACAGGCGTGTCGGCGGCTACATCACTGGTGTTGGCGTACATTTCACGGAGCTTAGACAATACGATGGTAGCATTTTTCGTGTACAGCGATTGATTAACAGCGTCAACCATTTGAATCCATTGACTCTGATTCTTTCGGATGCCTGATTGGGCCAACCAATCGCGAACGTCCTGTAACCTTTTCCGCAAAAACGTGAACACAGGATTTACGGCTTTCTCGTCTGCGGGCGTTACGTCCTCGAACTGTGGATAAAAATAAGGGTACTCCTCACTTTCGGTAGTGCCCGGTGGTCGGATGTCTTTTCCCGACAATCGGATTGGGTGTTCTTTGAGGTAGGAGAACGCGGGTATAGGGTTGAACTTTTGTGTGTCTGGTTGCTCGCTCACGTAATAAGGTTGGAATTCTTGCGGTGGCTCCACCTCGTCCTCGGTTTTTCCTTCCATTTCGGACCAATTCGGATACACTACCTCACTCTTTTTTCTTACCCCGTTCACTCTGGACGGCTCTATGGTCTCTTCTACCGGGCTCACGCCGTCGTCGAGCTTGACCTCGACCCTCGAAGTCGGAGTAGTCGGTTCGATTTTTGCCATTTTCTCGATTTTCTCGTGTTCGACTATTTCGATCCTGCCTTTTTTGTTCTTTATGCTTGTGGTGGGCATCGCGTCGTAGTCAGCCGTCGGGAACGCCGATTTGACCGTTGTCACCTCGTAGTGGTGTTGTCTGTGGACGTTAGGGACCGCGTGCACAGGCGGCTGGTACACGGCCGCCGGCACATCCGGCCTGCTGTTCATGCCGAGCCACAGCGTCATCCCGATGAACGATACGGTGATGAGTAACCCGCACATGGCCACCAACACCCAGCACCGGCCCAGGCACGACGACCCGGAATCATATTGCTTGTCACGCATCTCGTAAAACATCGCGAACTAAACAGTACACTGGTCCGGTCGATAGCGGAAGACGGAATGTTCGTCGGATGGTACACCGGAACGAGACTTGGTGCCGGCCGAGCGTTTTGATGGCGGGGAGAAACGTCCGTCGGTACTGCGACCGCCACCACTGCCGCCACCGCTACCGCCACTGCCACTGCCACAGACGCTGACGCTGCCGTTGTCGTCGTCGATGATGAAACGGTTTTCCGTCACACAAGTAGATCATCACACGCGCGGTTGTCATCCGACCATTGTTTTTAATACGAAAGAAAAGAAAGAACGAAAGAAAAAACCTCACGACGATGATAAACCGATGGTTAAAAATTTCCTCGACC encodes:
- the LOC132945372 gene encoding uncharacterized protein LOC132945372, which encodes MFYEMRDKQYDSGSSCLGRCWVLVAMCGLLITVSFIGMTLWLGMNSRPDVPAAVYQPPVHAVPNVHRQHHYEVTTVKSAFPTADYDAMPTTSIKNKKGRIEIVEHEKIEKMAKIEPTTPTSRVEVKLDDGVSPVEETIEPSRVNGVRKKSEVVYPNWSEMEGKTEDEVEPPQEFQPYYVSEQPDTQKFNPIPAFSYLKEHPIRLSGKDIRPPGTTESEEYPYFYPQFEDVTPADEKAVNPVFTFLRKRLQDVRDWLAQSGIRKNQSQWIQMVDAVNQSLYTKNATIVLSKLREMYANTSDVAADTPVASLIYPAAANDSAASLVSFGLLAIDLFLLHNVQQIALNEDAEAGQQMFNDPDVVALNALFLPPDRVKQLRSANSRVLQDDRRDRNPKGFVSELMEFVNGGLRAILNLSRAYRSSSRAAKAEGKSVGDNPTASGSSLDCIWTLYCRNLDKTAKLDGPYGFLAKMNSLGLRLMMGEFPVERALEHLIKESAHGWRRLNCDRLFPRCNGEEAKEVVIETALGQNMSGDSESS